The following are from one region of the Halobellus limi genome:
- a CDS encoding electron transfer flavoprotein subunit beta/FixA family protein — MEILTAIKRVPETGAKVSLTEDNLDIDTTSLGFTFSPHEECAVEEGVQLVEEHGGNVTVLTLGEEEATEQLRSAIAMGADDGILLDGGDAEWGPAGTAEAIAEAVEESDTEFDLLLFGNESADAANHQVGVRVAEELGLPCVTGIKDLDVDGGTATAKREIPGGSEVYEVALPAVITVKEGLNEPRYPSMRAKMQARKASVAQSEPDPREDDLELVELEVPETDDSPAEILGESPEAAEDVVDVLEELEVV, encoded by the coding sequence ATGGAGATACTCACAGCAATCAAGCGCGTGCCGGAGACGGGCGCGAAGGTATCGTTGACGGAGGACAACCTCGATATCGACACGACGTCGCTGGGGTTCACGTTCAGCCCCCACGAGGAGTGCGCGGTCGAGGAAGGCGTCCAACTCGTCGAAGAGCACGGGGGGAACGTGACCGTGCTGACGCTGGGCGAGGAGGAAGCGACCGAGCAACTCCGCTCGGCGATCGCGATGGGGGCCGACGACGGGATTCTGCTGGATGGCGGGGACGCCGAGTGGGGTCCCGCGGGGACGGCGGAAGCCATCGCTGAAGCGGTCGAGGAGAGCGACACGGAGTTCGACCTGCTGCTGTTCGGCAACGAATCGGCGGACGCGGCGAACCATCAGGTGGGCGTTCGCGTCGCGGAAGAACTCGGCCTGCCCTGCGTGACGGGCATCAAAGACCTCGACGTCGACGGCGGGACGGCGACGGCCAAACGGGAGATCCCGGGCGGGTCGGAAGTCTACGAGGTGGCCCTGCCCGCGGTGATCACGGTGAAAGAGGGGCTGAACGAGCCGCGGTACCCGTCGATGCGGGCGAAGATGCAGGCGCGCAAAGCGTCCGTCGCACAGAGCGAGCCCGACCCGCGCGAGGACGACCTGGAACTGGTCGAGTTGGAAGTGCCGGAGACGGACGACAGTCCCGCGGAGATCCTCGGGGAGAGCCCGGAGGCGGCCGAGGACGTCGTGGACGTGCTCGAAGAACTGGAGGTGGTCTGA
- a CDS encoding GcvT family protein has translation MSSNEFPSTAGTVVIGAGIVGSSLVGELAERGRDDILLIDKGPLSDPGGSTGHASNFIFPVEHSKDMTQLTSDSRDIYREFGTFTNSGGIEVARTEERMEELKRRVVSAKAFGEEGRLLTPEEVEELVPYVNTDIIKGGFYSTGAGTCDPLRAGELYRQQADEKGALRTAPNTEVTDLHVEDGEITAVETEKGTVEADEVVIAAGLWSPKIADMAGVDIPLTPAVHQMVSVGPIERFEDGEGEINYPVVRDMDTQMYERQHGNDIEVGSYEHRPILWDVEDVPSIEESPLSPTQPPLTDDAFEPSMEHALEIIPDLLDDPDAGIRHSIDGLLSVTPDGHPLLGPIPEVDGLWSCAAIWIKEAPAIAREVSKWMTKGHPDIDIVAHDHVARFDEYGETNEFVKSRAHEGYQKIYGIVHPREQWQSTRPLRTSAFYNRQEDLDAEFFEAGGWERPRWFESNADLVDKYEDQIEDLQRPNEWDSRWWSDIILGEHLHLRNNVGMIGDTGFGIFDIIGSDAYENMERLCVASMDIEVGDASYTPILAPNAGFVADLTVARLGKNHYRVITGGSHAGQDKTWFGDHLEGDAELIGRSSELCTLGVWGPNAEALMDSISEEPMTADSFDFAEMKDVTINGVSAKALRISYVGEFGWEIYAPMDRGQRLWDTVYEAGQEHDIRPVGTGVYGETGRMEKGYRLMGAELEIDYNPAEAGLTFHGVKDADFIGKDAYAEAIDEENAATLCTLSVTDHAPEGGEPRFMTGGEPILDQDGEVLIDEEGRRSYVTSAGTGPSVGKHLLLSYLPQEYAEEGRELQVEYFGQHYPVEVEVAGNGGVFDPENDRLFRNEY, from the coding sequence ATGAGCTCGAACGAATTCCCATCGACGGCAGGTACCGTAGTGATCGGAGCTGGCATCGTCGGCAGCTCCCTCGTAGGCGAACTCGCCGAACGCGGCAGAGACGACATCCTCCTGATCGACAAGGGGCCCCTATCGGACCCCGGCGGCTCGACCGGCCACGCCTCCAACTTCATCTTCCCCGTCGAACACAGCAAAGACATGACCCAGCTGACGTCGGACAGCCGGGACATCTACCGCGAGTTCGGCACCTTCACGAACTCCGGCGGGATCGAGGTCGCTCGAACCGAGGAGCGGATGGAGGAACTCAAGCGCCGCGTCGTCTCCGCGAAGGCATTCGGCGAGGAGGGAAGGCTCCTCACGCCCGAGGAGGTCGAGGAACTCGTCCCCTACGTCAACACCGACATCATCAAGGGCGGCTTCTACAGCACCGGCGCCGGCACCTGTGACCCGCTTCGCGCCGGCGAACTCTACCGCCAGCAGGCCGACGAGAAGGGCGCGCTCCGGACGGCGCCGAACACGGAAGTCACCGACCTCCACGTCGAGGACGGCGAGATCACCGCCGTCGAGACCGAGAAAGGAACCGTCGAGGCCGACGAGGTCGTCATCGCCGCCGGCCTCTGGAGCCCCAAAATCGCGGATATGGCCGGCGTCGACATTCCGCTGACCCCCGCCGTCCACCAGATGGTCTCTGTCGGACCCATCGAACGCTTCGAGGACGGCGAGGGCGAGATCAACTACCCGGTCGTCCGGGACATGGACACCCAGATGTACGAGCGCCAGCACGGCAACGACATCGAGGTCGGCTCCTACGAGCACCGACCCATCCTCTGGGACGTCGAGGACGTCCCCTCCATCGAGGAGTCGCCGCTCTCGCCGACTCAGCCCCCACTCACCGACGACGCCTTCGAGCCCTCGATGGAGCACGCTCTGGAGATCATTCCGGACCTCCTCGACGACCCGGACGCGGGCATTCGACACTCCATCGACGGGCTGCTCTCCGTCACGCCGGACGGCCACCCGCTGCTCGGCCCGATCCCCGAGGTCGACGGGCTCTGGTCGTGTGCGGCCATCTGGATCAAGGAGGCGCCCGCGATCGCCCGGGAAGTCTCGAAGTGGATGACGAAGGGCCACCCCGACATCGACATCGTCGCCCACGACCACGTCGCTCGCTTCGACGAGTACGGCGAGACGAACGAGTTCGTCAAGAGCCGCGCTCACGAGGGCTATCAGAAGATCTACGGCATCGTCCACCCGCGCGAGCAGTGGCAGTCCACCCGCCCGCTCCGGACGAGTGCCTTCTACAACCGTCAAGAGGATCTCGACGCCGAGTTCTTCGAGGCCGGCGGCTGGGAGCGCCCGCGCTGGTTCGAGTCGAACGCGGATCTGGTCGACAAGTACGAAGACCAGATCGAAGACCTCCAGCGCCCCAACGAGTGGGACAGTCGCTGGTGGTCGGACATCATCCTCGGCGAGCACCTGCACTTGCGGAACAACGTGGGGATGATCGGCGACACGGGCTTCGGGATCTTCGACATCATCGGGAGCGACGCCTACGAGAATATGGAGCGGCTCTGCGTCGCGTCGATGGACATCGAGGTGGGTGACGCCTCCTACACGCCGATTCTGGCGCCGAACGCGGGGTTCGTCGCGGACCTGACCGTCGCGCGTCTCGGGAAGAACCACTACCGGGTGATCACCGGCGGTTCCCACGCGGGCCAGGACAAGACGTGGTTCGGCGACCACCTCGAAGGCGACGCCGAACTCATCGGTCGTTCTTCGGAACTGTGCACGCTGGGCGTGTGGGGGCCGAACGCGGAAGCGCTGATGGATTCGATCAGCGAGGAGCCGATGACGGCCGACTCCTTCGACTTCGCGGAGATGAAGGACGTGACGATCAACGGCGTGTCCGCGAAGGCGCTGCGGATCTCCTACGTGGGCGAGTTCGGGTGGGAGATCTACGCGCCGATGGACCGGGGCCAGCGCCTCTGGGACACGGTCTACGAGGCGGGCCAAGAGCACGACATCCGGCCGGTCGGGACGGGCGTCTACGGCGAGACGGGTCGGATGGAGAAGGGCTACCGGCTGATGGGCGCGGAGCTCGAAATCGATTACAACCCCGCGGAAGCGGGGCTGACGTTCCACGGGGTGAAGGACGCGGACTTCATCGGGAAGGACGCGTACGCGGAAGCGATCGACGAGGAGAACGCGGCGACGCTGTGTACGCTGTCCGTCACGGACCACGCGCCGGAGGGCGGCGAGCCGCGGTTTATGACGGGTGGCGAGCCGATCCTCGATCAGGACGGCGAGGTGCTCATCGACGAGGAGGGCCGTCGCTCGTACGTGACGTCGGCGGGGACGGGCCCGTCGGTGGGCAAGCATCTGCTGCTGTCGTACCTGCCCCAGGAGTACGCCGAGGAGGGCCGGGAACTGCAGGTGGAGTACTTCGGCCAGCACTACCCGGTGGAAGTTGAGGTCGCGGGCAACGGCGGGGTCTTCGATCCGGAGAACGACCGGCTGTTCCGCAACGAATACTAA
- a CDS encoding heterodisulfide reductase-related iron-sulfur binding cluster — MVAEGTVTRPTFWGIGHLGKIAFYLLAVVTILVFAYGVYRRVDRYTAGQADWFDRLDDLPHRIVSSARIVLSNKKLFDRDTAGGLMHAFILWGFLTLLIGTTILAIDMDVYQPITGLVGTEQSFFVGDFYLSYSFVMDTMGLLFVVGVGVALYRRYAARKWRLHGKHTSLEDDLFIWALFLLGVGGYLTEGLRILGTGFPEFETVSFVGWFVAEVLAIAGMTQMTAEAIYPAVWWSHSLLAFAFIAAIPFGKPFHMLSSYANIVTRDEKAGARLPGIPADLDADTGAESIDDFSWKEILDQDACTKCGRCSSACPAETSGRPLDPRDVILDLKRYREDLDAGETEEVDIVADGGESVVAAETMESCMACMACMDACPVDIEHLKSFTRMNRQLTDQGDVDSNVQDTFDNIMGMGNTFGDPPEERAAWSEELDFDVTDAREEDVEYLWYVGDYPSYDERNKQVARSLAKILEHADVEYGILFEDEKYDGNDIRRLGEEFLYVDLAGYHVEKFEEVDPEKIICTDPHSYNTFKNEYPEVEYEDFADEPLMQFEFDGEWNQDGEIDVLHWTQAVEEMVEDGRLGLRGNELDVTVTYHDPCHLGRYNDEYEAPRELIRATGATLAEMPRNRNESFCCGGGGGGLWMDIDEESKPSEERMREALEDTEAGDAVEKFVVACPMCMTMYEDGMKTGGYEDDIEIVDVAELLVDAIESGPGIEATSTSGATGQAD, encoded by the coding sequence ATGGTTGCTGAAGGAACCGTAACGAGACCGACGTTCTGGGGTATCGGGCACCTCGGCAAGATCGCGTTTTACCTCCTTGCCGTCGTGACGATCCTGGTGTTCGCCTACGGCGTCTACCGGCGGGTCGACCGCTACACGGCCGGACAGGCGGACTGGTTCGACAGGCTCGACGACCTCCCCCATCGAATCGTCAGTAGCGCGCGAATCGTGCTCTCGAACAAGAAGCTCTTCGACCGGGATACCGCGGGCGGGCTGATGCACGCGTTCATCCTGTGGGGCTTTCTCACGCTCCTCATCGGGACGACGATCCTCGCGATCGATATGGACGTCTATCAGCCGATCACCGGACTGGTCGGCACCGAGCAGTCGTTCTTCGTGGGGGACTTCTACCTCTCGTACTCCTTCGTGATGGACACGATGGGGCTGCTGTTCGTCGTCGGCGTCGGCGTCGCGCTGTACCGCCGGTACGCCGCACGGAAGTGGCGCCTCCACGGCAAACACACGAGCCTGGAGGACGACCTGTTCATCTGGGCGCTCTTCCTCCTCGGCGTCGGCGGCTACCTCACCGAGGGCCTGCGCATCCTCGGCACCGGCTTCCCGGAGTTCGAGACCGTGAGCTTCGTCGGCTGGTTCGTCGCCGAGGTGCTCGCCATCGCGGGGATGACGCAGATGACCGCCGAGGCCATCTACCCGGCGGTCTGGTGGTCGCACTCGCTTCTCGCGTTCGCGTTCATCGCCGCGATCCCGTTCGGGAAACCGTTCCACATGCTCTCCTCGTACGCGAACATCGTCACGCGAGACGAGAAGGCCGGCGCTCGGCTCCCGGGTATCCCGGCCGACCTCGACGCCGACACCGGCGCCGAGAGCATCGACGACTTCTCCTGGAAGGAGATCCTCGATCAGGACGCCTGTACCAAGTGCGGGCGCTGTTCCTCGGCGTGTCCGGCGGAGACCTCGGGTCGGCCGCTCGATCCGCGGGACGTGATCCTCGATCTGAAGCGGTACCGCGAGGACCTCGACGCCGGCGAGACCGAGGAGGTCGACATCGTCGCCGACGGCGGCGAGAGCGTCGTCGCCGCCGAGACGATGGAGTCGTGTATGGCCTGTATGGCCTGTATGGACGCCTGCCCGGTCGACATCGAGCACCTGAAGTCGTTCACGCGGATGAACCGACAGCTCACCGACCAGGGCGACGTCGACTCGAACGTCCAGGACACCTTCGACAACATCATGGGGATGGGCAACACGTTCGGCGACCCGCCGGAGGAACGCGCCGCGTGGTCTGAGGAACTCGACTTCGACGTCACCGACGCCCGCGAGGAGGACGTCGAGTACCTCTGGTACGTCGGCGACTACCCGAGTTACGACGAGCGGAACAAGCAGGTCGCCCGCTCGCTCGCGAAGATCCTCGAACACGCAGACGTCGAGTACGGCATCCTCTTCGAGGACGAGAAGTACGACGGCAACGACATCCGCAGGCTCGGCGAGGAGTTCCTCTACGTCGACCTCGCGGGCTATCACGTCGAGAAGTTCGAGGAGGTCGATCCGGAGAAGATCATCTGTACGGACCCCCACTCCTACAACACGTTCAAGAACGAGTACCCGGAGGTCGAGTACGAGGACTTCGCCGACGAGCCCCTGATGCAGTTCGAGTTCGACGGCGAGTGGAACCAGGATGGAGAGATCGACGTGCTGCACTGGACGCAGGCCGTCGAGGAGATGGTCGAAGACGGTCGGCTGGGACTCCGCGGCAACGAGCTCGACGTCACCGTCACGTACCACGATCCGTGTCACCTCGGCCGGTACAACGACGAGTACGAGGCGCCGCGTGAGCTCATCCGGGCGACCGGAGCGACGCTCGCGGAGATGCCGCGCAACCGCAACGAGTCGTTCTGTTGCGGCGGCGGCGGCGGCGGCCTCTGGATGGACATCGACGAGGAGTCGAAGCCGAGCGAGGAACGGATGCGCGAGGCGCTCGAAGACACCGAAGCCGGCGACGCCGTCGAGAAGTTCGTCGTCGCCTGTCCGATGTGTATGACGATGTACGAGGACGGGATGAAGACCGGCGGCTACGAGGACGACATCGAGATCGTCGACGTGGCGGAGCTCCTCGTCGACGCGATCGAGAGCGGACCCGGAATCGAAGCGACGTCGACCTCCGGAGCCACCGGTCAGGCCGACTGA
- a CDS encoding universal stress protein, translating to MYDQILIPYDGSDEAIKGAKHGIELAAALGAEVHALYVIDLPGAPRALALRDDEDRMREEYEEYGNEVLGNLADVADEHGVECTTAMRTGTPNEEIVGYAEDEGMDAIVMGSAYRGTIGGILGGTMDKVVRTATVPVITQRMQMDEL from the coding sequence ATGTACGACCAGATACTGATACCATACGACGGGAGCGACGAGGCGATAAAGGGCGCAAAACACGGGATCGAACTCGCCGCCGCGCTCGGCGCGGAGGTGCACGCACTGTACGTCATCGATCTCCCCGGCGCACCGCGGGCGCTGGCGCTTCGGGACGACGAGGACAGGATGCGAGAGGAGTACGAGGAGTACGGCAACGAAGTTCTGGGCAACCTCGCGGACGTCGCCGACGAACACGGCGTCGAGTGCACGACCGCGATGCGAACCGGGACGCCGAACGAGGAGATCGTCGGCTACGCCGAAGACGAGGGGATGGACGCCATCGTGATGGGGTCGGCCTACCGAGGCACGATCGGCGGCATCCTCGGGGGAACGATGGACAAAGTGGTCAGAACCGCGACGGTCCCCGTGATCACTCAGCGGATGCAGATGGACGAACTCTGA
- a CDS encoding BCCT family transporter: protein MSDSDKTGEMSDGLQVELFHPESDREPGDTNIQKFGFDIHPVVFPVALLLIAVFIAVTILLGDQAAQAYSAVRSFFEGNFGWFYLLAVNIFIVTILYFALGKFGTIRIGGVEAEKEFSDFSWMAMLFSAGMGIGLMFFSVSEPLYYVSNVPGFYGAEAGTGAAGVAALTQTFFHWGFHPWAIYGLVGLGLAFFSFNRGLPLTFRSIFWPLLGERIYGWPGHVIDLVTVFATLFGLATSLGLGVAQVNTGLSYVLGDMLGLVSIPTGTMPQVLLIAGITAIATLSVAAGLEGGVKRLSTINLYLMFILLGFLIIVGPTLYIFGAWVEGLGAYFGSIVELAFFTGTLGQGGGTVGAWTVFYWAWWIAWSPFVGMFIARISKGRTVREFVMGVLFLPSLFSTIWLAAFGGAALQNTIVGNGQVLATYNEFGQTVAMFAMLEQFPLGAISGLLATLLVITFFVTSSDSGSLVIDHLTSGGKHDVPKAQRIFWAVTEGAVAAVLLIGGGLGALQTAAIATGFPFAIILVLMCYTVYQGLQNEHEILSSEQFAERIKDLTEQDEVDVVTSGSETVTGVRGGADTEGGD from the coding sequence ATGTCAGATAGCGACAAGACCGGAGAGATGTCCGACGGCCTCCAGGTGGAACTGTTCCACCCGGAGTCCGACCGCGAGCCGGGCGACACCAACATCCAGAAGTTCGGATTCGACATCCATCCGGTCGTGTTCCCGGTCGCACTGCTTCTCATCGCGGTGTTCATCGCCGTCACGATCCTGCTCGGCGATCAGGCCGCGCAGGCGTATTCAGCGGTGCGCAGCTTCTTCGAGGGGAACTTCGGCTGGTTCTACCTCCTGGCGGTGAACATCTTCATCGTCACGATACTGTACTTCGCGCTCGGTAAGTTCGGAACGATCCGGATCGGCGGCGTCGAAGCCGAAAAGGAGTTCAGCGACTTCTCGTGGATGGCGATGCTGTTCAGCGCCGGGATGGGAATCGGCCTGATGTTCTTCAGCGTCTCCGAACCGCTGTACTACGTCTCGAACGTGCCGGGGTTCTACGGCGCCGAGGCGGGAACCGGCGCAGCGGGCGTGGCCGCGCTGACGCAGACGTTCTTCCACTGGGGCTTCCACCCGTGGGCGATCTACGGACTGGTCGGCCTCGGCCTCGCCTTCTTCTCGTTCAACCGCGGACTGCCGCTGACCTTCCGGTCGATCTTCTGGCCGCTGCTCGGCGAGCGGATCTACGGGTGGCCCGGCCACGTGATCGACCTGGTGACGGTGTTCGCGACGCTGTTCGGGCTGGCGACCTCGCTGGGCCTCGGCGTCGCGCAGGTGAACACCGGGCTCTCGTACGTCCTCGGTGATATGCTCGGACTCGTGAGTATCCCGACCGGTACGATGCCGCAGGTGCTCCTGATCGCCGGGATCACCGCCATCGCGACGCTCTCGGTCGCCGCCGGTCTCGAAGGCGGCGTCAAGCGGCTGAGCACGATCAACCTCTACCTGATGTTCATCCTGCTCGGCTTCCTCATCATCGTCGGCCCGACGCTCTACATCTTCGGCGCGTGGGTCGAAGGCCTCGGCGCGTACTTCGGTAGCATCGTCGAGCTCGCCTTCTTCACGGGCACGCTGGGTCAGGGCGGCGGTACTGTCGGCGCCTGGACGGTGTTCTACTGGGCCTGGTGGATCGCGTGGTCGCCCTTCGTGGGGATGTTCATCGCGCGGATCTCGAAGGGCCGCACCGTCCGCGAGTTCGTGATGGGCGTGCTGTTCCTGCCGTCGCTGTTCTCGACGATCTGGCTCGCCGCCTTCGGTGGCGCCGCACTCCAGAACACGATCGTCGGTAACGGGCAGGTGCTCGCGACCTACAACGAGTTCGGACAGACCGTCGCGATGTTCGCGATGTTAGAGCAGTTCCCGCTCGGGGCCATCTCGGGGCTGCTCGCGACCCTGCTCGTGATCACCTTCTTCGTGACGTCTTCGGACTCGGGCTCTCTGGTCATCGACCACCTGACGTCCGGAGGGAAACACGACGTCCCGAAGGCCCAGCGGATCTTCTGGGCCGTGACGGAAGGTGCCGTCGCCGCCGTGCTGCTCATCGGAGGCGGCCTCGGTGCCCTGCAGACGGCCGCGATCGCGACCGGGTTCCCGTTCGCGATCATCCTCGTCCTGATGTGTTACACCGTCTATCAGGGCCTCCAGAACGAACACGAGATCCTGTCCTCCGAGCAGTTCGCAGAGCGCATCAAGGATCTCACCGAACAGGACGAAGTCGACGTCGTCACCTCCGGCAGCGAGACCGTGACCGGAGTCAGAGGAGGTGCAGACACCGAAGGCGGCGACTGA
- the folP gene encoding dihydropteroate synthase: MKYHEAADYLTSFQRRRPKLGIETTARMLSHFGDPQDDVDCVQIAGSNGKGSTARMLESVLRRAGLNVGLFTSPGLNDFREQVRVDGRKVPKSLISTYAEELTPCIDRLRADDDEPTHFEVLTAVALRHFSEMDVDVAILEVGIGGRYDATSAVDPVASAVTSVSLEHTELLGETVEEIARDKAQVAPKTGPLVTGADGSALEAIREVTDVVSVGPERGDGADAPDVVAVESGMRSAVESVVSIAGPDWSLETNLPLLGSHQACNAGVAATLARQIADVDTDAIADGLRSVVWPGRFEIMSTEPMVVLDGSHNPGAAATLADLLGRYDYDDLHLVFGAMADKAYGEMVDSLPEVETAYATRPDLDRAEHPGALAETLSAHAGSVETVASVPEATERAIEAADPDDFVLVSGSLYTVAEARDRWTRRLVPTARTRGSHVASSFVGASFDRAADAAATGTAAGGNAPVGEMDRRVFRTYLRKAQAERVAELVSDVGGGCRRSTAGSPEKLVATVIAGTSDQLRTLVTALSNEGLGLRRVATQLDEQLGPIEPSRESGLGPLAGEETAVMGILNVTPDSFHDGGEYEALEAAVERAEAMVEAGADIVDVGGESTRPGADPVPAEEEIDRVVPVIEALSELDVPVSVDTWKASVADAALDAGADIVNDVSGLADPEMPFVVADHDAALVLMHSLSIPVDPDSSPIYDDVVEDVIDELGEQLLRAQRAGIDRDRIVIDPGCGFGKSPTESYALVDRAAEFSALGCPVLIGHSRKSMYEAIDYADDGRLTPTVAGTALAADRGADVVRVHDVRENAAAIRAVDGRLDPDS, encoded by the coding sequence ATGAAATACCACGAGGCGGCGGACTACCTCACCTCGTTTCAGCGGCGCCGGCCGAAACTCGGCATCGAGACGACCGCCAGGATGCTCTCGCACTTCGGCGATCCGCAGGACGACGTCGATTGCGTCCAGATCGCCGGATCGAACGGGAAGGGGAGCACGGCGCGGATGCTCGAGAGCGTGCTCCGTCGCGCGGGCCTGAACGTCGGGCTCTTCACGTCGCCCGGGCTGAACGACTTCCGCGAACAGGTACGCGTCGACGGACGCAAGGTCCCGAAGTCGCTGATCTCGACGTACGCCGAGGAACTCACGCCCTGCATTGACCGCCTTCGAGCGGACGACGACGAACCGACCCACTTCGAGGTCCTCACGGCCGTCGCGCTCCGGCACTTCAGCGAGATGGACGTCGACGTGGCGATCCTGGAGGTGGGCATCGGCGGCCGGTACGACGCGACGAGCGCCGTCGACCCGGTCGCCAGCGCCGTCACCAGCGTCAGCCTCGAACACACCGAACTCCTGGGCGAGACCGTCGAGGAGATCGCTCGCGACAAAGCCCAGGTCGCGCCGAAGACCGGTCCGCTCGTGACCGGCGCGGACGGGTCGGCGCTCGAAGCCATCCGGGAGGTGACCGACGTCGTCTCCGTGGGTCCCGAACGCGGCGACGGAGCGGACGCGCCCGACGTCGTCGCCGTCGAGTCCGGGATGCGTTCGGCGGTCGAGAGCGTGGTGTCGATCGCGGGCCCCGACTGGTCGCTCGAGACGAACCTGCCGCTCCTCGGCTCGCATCAGGCCTGCAACGCGGGCGTGGCCGCGACGCTGGCGCGTCAGATCGCCGACGTGGACACCGACGCGATCGCCGACGGGCTCCGGTCGGTGGTCTGGCCCGGCCGGTTCGAGATCATGTCGACCGAACCGATGGTCGTCCTCGACGGTTCGCACAACCCGGGGGCGGCGGCGACGCTCGCGGACCTGCTCGGCCGCTACGACTACGACGACCTCCACCTGGTGTTCGGCGCGATGGCCGACAAGGCCTACGGGGAGATGGTGGACTCTCTGCCCGAGGTCGAGACGGCGTACGCGACGCGTCCCGACCTCGACCGCGCCGAGCACCCGGGCGCGCTCGCGGAGACGCTCTCGGCGCACGCCGGATCGGTCGAGACGGTCGCGTCCGTCCCGGAAGCGACCGAGCGGGCCATCGAGGCGGCCGACCCCGACGACTTCGTTCTGGTGTCGGGATCGCTGTACACCGTCGCGGAGGCCCGAGACCGGTGGACCCGCCGACTCGTCCCGACCGCGCGCACGCGCGGATCACACGTCGCGTCGTCGTTCGTGGGCGCGTCCTTCGACCGCGCCGCCGACGCGGCGGCGACCGGGACCGCCGCCGGCGGGAACGCGCCGGTCGGCGAAATGGATCGCCGGGTGTTCAGAACGTACCTCCGGAAAGCGCAGGCCGAGCGAGTCGCCGAACTCGTCTCCGACGTCGGCGGCGGCTGCCGTCGATCGACGGCGGGGAGCCCGGAGAAACTGGTCGCCACGGTGATCGCGGGGACGTCCGATCAGTTGCGAACGCTCGTGACGGCGCTCTCGAACGAGGGCCTCGGACTCAGGCGCGTCGCGACACAACTCGACGAGCAGCTGGGGCCGATCGAGCCCTCTCGCGAGTCCGGGCTCGGACCGCTCGCCGGCGAGGAAACGGCCGTGATGGGCATCCTCAACGTGACTCCGGACAGCTTCCACGACGGCGGCGAGTACGAGGCGCTCGAAGCGGCCGTCGAGCGCGCCGAGGCGATGGTGGAAGCCGGCGCAGACATCGTCGACGTCGGCGGAGAGAGCACCCGCCCCGGTGCGGATCCGGTGCCTGCCGAGGAGGAGATCGATCGCGTCGTCCCGGTGATCGAGGCCCTCTCCGAACTCGACGTCCCGGTCTCCGTCGACACGTGGAAGGCGTCGGTCGCCGACGCCGCGCTTGACGCGGGCGCGGACATCGTCAACGATGTCTCCGGGCTCGCCGACCCCGAGATGCCGTTCGTCGTCGCCGATCACGACGCCGCGCTCGTCCTGATGCACAGCCTCTCGATCCCGGTCGATCCGGACAGTTCGCCCATCTACGACGACGTCGTCGAGGACGTCATCGACGAACTCGGAGAGCAACTCCTCCGGGCCCAGCGGGCGGGGATCGACCGCGACCGGATCGTCATCGACCCGGGCTGTGGGTTCGGCAAATCGCCAACCGAGTCGTACGCGCTCGTCGACCGCGCCGCGGAGTTCAGCGCGCTCGGCTGTCCCGTGCTCATCGGCCACTCCCGGAAGTCGATGTACGAGGCGATCGACTACGCTGACGACGGTCGACTCACGCCCACGGTCGCCGGAACCGCGCTCGCCGCGGACCGCGGCGCGGACGTGGTCCGCGTCCACGACGTCCGAGAGAACGCCGCGGCCATCCGCGCTGTCGACGGCCGCCTCGATCCCGACTCCTGA